The DNA region GATGGTGATCTTGTCGCCCATCGACCAGTTCGGGTGCTTGAGGGCGCGCTCGGGCGTGACCGCGGCCAGCTCCGCCGCGGGCGTGCAGCGCAGCGGCCCGCCGGACGCGGTGAGGATGAGGCGCCGCACCTCGCCGCGGTTGTGGCCGACGAGCGACTGATGGATGGCGCTGTGCTCCGAGTCCACCGGCAGGATGGCGACGCCCTTCGCGGCGGCGCGGGCCATGAGCAGCTCGCCCGCGAGGACCATCGACTCCTTGTTCGCGAGCCCCACCGGCTTGCCCGCCTCGATGGCCGCCGCGGTGGAGCGGAGCCCGGCGCCGCCGGAGATGGCCGCGAGCACGAACGCCGCGTCGGGGTGGCTCGCGACCGCCACCGCGCCCGCGTCGCCGGAGAGCACCTCGGTGCCGGGGGGCGCCTCGGCCCGCACGGCGCGGGCGGCGGCCTCGTCGCAGACGGAGACCACCCGCGGGCGGAAGCGCCGGATCTGTTCGAGCAGCCTCGGCGCGTTGCGCCCGGCGGCGAGGCCCACCACCTCGAAGCGGTCGGGGAAGCGCCCCACCACGTCGAGCGCCTGGACGCCGATGGAGCCGGTGGACCCGAGGATGGCGACGCGCTTCACGGGCTCCTCTCTACCACGCCGGCCGGCGTCGCGCCGCCGCGCCCCGGGCACCTACCGGGACTGGAGGACGTGCGCGACCGCGTACACCCACGGAGACACGAACAGGAGCGCGTCGATGCGGTCGAGCAGGCCGCCGTGACCCGGGATGATCTTGCCCGAGTCCTTCACCCCCGCGGCGCGCTTCACCATCGACTCGGCCAGGTCGCCGAGCGGCCCGAGCACCGCGCCGCCGACGCCGATCAGCACGGCGTGGCCGGCCGTCAGGTCCGCGCCGAGCGCGGGCAGGAGCGCCCGGGTGACGAGCGCCCCGGCGATCGAGCCCACCGCGCCGCCCGCGAAGCCCTCCCAGGTCTTCTTGGGCGAGATGCGCTCGTACATCTTGTGCTTCCCGAACGCGTGGCCGGCGAAGTAGGCGAACGTGTCGTTCCCCCAGGTCACCACGAACGCCAGGATCACCCACTCCACCCCGAAGCGCAGCCGCAGCGCGACCACCGAGGCGAGCAGGACGCCGCAGTACAGCCAGGAGAGCGACACCGCGGCGAGCGAGCGGGGGATCTCCTCGAGCGGCCCGCGGCGGAAGAGGTACAGCGTGAACAGCGCGACGGTGGCCCCGGCCAGCGCGAGCCAGGTCCAGCCCGGCATCAGCTCGCCGCCCTGGCCGAACGCGGCGGCGAGCGGGATCGCCCCGCCGACCGCGATCCCGAACGCCTCGGCGAGGCCCAGCCCCGCGAACATGAGGATGAGCTCGCTCGACGCCACCGCGCCGGCGCCGGCGGCGAGCAGCGCGAACGGCAGGCCGCCGAGGATGGTGATCCACACGGCCAGCGGGAACAGCACCACCGCGGACGCGACGCGCAGGCGCAGGTTCTGGCGGTTCTTCGGATCGAGGGCGCCCATCGCGGCCGGTCACCCGCGCTCGGGGCGCGCGACCTGGGCGCCGGTGAGGCCGAAGCGCCGCTGCCGGCGCTGGAAGTCCGCGATGGCCTCGAACAGCGCCGCGTCGCGGAAGTCGGGCCAGAGCACCTCGGAGAAGTACAGCTCGGCGTAGGCGCACTGCCACAGCAGGAAGTTGGAGATGCGGCGCTCGCCGCTGGTGCGCACCAGGAGATCCAGCTCGGGCAGCCCGCGCGTCCACAGCGCGGCCTCGAGGTCCTCGGCGTCCAGCGCCGTGCCGCGCGCGGCGGCGGCGGCGCGGGCCGCGTGGACGAGCTCCTGCCGCCCGCCGTACGAGAGCGCGAGCGTGAGCACCATCCGGTCGTTCGCGGCGGTCTCGGCGCGCGCGGCGTCGAGCCGCTCGCGCACGAAGTCCGGCAGCCGGTCCAGCTCGCCGATGGCGTTCAGGCGGATGCCGTTCTGCATCATCTCGGCGCGCTCGCTCTCGAGGTAGTCGGCGAGCAGCTGCATGAGCGCGCCGACCTCCTCGTCCGGGCGCGCCCAGTTCTCGGAGCTGAAGGCGTACAGCGTGAGCGCCTCGAGCCCGACCCGGCGTGCGGCCCGGGTCACGGCCCGGACGGCCTCCGAACCCTCCCGGTGACCGGCCACGCGCGGGAGGCCCCGGTTCTCGGCCCAGCGCCCGTTTCCGTCCATGATGATGGCGACGTGGCGCGGCAGGGGGCGTGCGCGCACGCGTGCCTCGAGCTGTTCGACCGTGGGGTCCGCCATCGCGCGCGCTTATAGCACGGCGCGGCACAGGGGCGAGCCCGGACGGGCGGGGGGTCGGGACGCGGTTTGACCCCTGCGACGCCGGCCCCTTATGCTCGATCGGTGCCCCCGCACCGCGTCGGCTCGTACGAGATCGTCTCCGTCGTCGGACGCGGCGGCATCGGCACCGTCTACCGCGCGCGCCACCTGGAGACCGGCGAGCTGGCGGCGGTGAAGGTGCTCGGGCCGGCGCCGGCGGTGGACGCGACCGCCGCCCGGCGGCTGGCGCGCGAGTACGAGGTGCTGCGCACCCTCGATCATCCCAACGTGGTGCGCGTCTTCGACGCGGGGGTCACCGAGGGTTACTCGTACCTGGCCATGGAGCTGGTCGAGGGCCTCGACCTGCGCGCGTACCTGTCCCCTGCCCTCGACGCCGACACCTGCCTGGCCACCGACCCCGAGCCGTTCGCGCTGGACGCCATCACCGGCTCCACCGGAGAGCCCGGGCCGGACGCGATCCGCGCGCTCGCCGCCATGATGGACGAGCCCGAGACCGAGGAGGTGGGCGTGCTCGCGCCGCGCCCCGCCAGCGGCGACGACGAGGACCTGGCCGCCTGCGCGCGCATCGCGCCGCTCTCGGAGGAGCAGCGCGCCGCGCTGAACCGCCCCGTGCGCGTGGCGCGGATGCGCGGGGTGCTGGAGCAGGTGGTGGACGCGCTCGAGTACGTGCACGGCCGCGGCCTGGTGCACCGCGACCTGAAGCCGTCGAACGTGATGGTGGACGACACGCGGCGCGCGCGCCTCATGGACTTCGGGCTGGTGAAGCTGGAGGCGGAGCGCGACGTGGACGACGCGCTCACCCAGGCCGGGCGCATCGTCGGGACCTACCGCTACATGTCGCCGGAGCAGGCGCAGGGGCACCCGGTGGACGCGCGCAGCGACCTCTACAGCCTGGGGGTGATCCTGTACGAGCTGCTCGCGGGCGTGCCGCCGTTCTCGGCCCGCGACCCGGTGGCGCTGTGGCACGAGATCCTCGACCTGCCACCCCCGCCGTTCGCCGAGGTGAACCCGGGCGCGGACCCGGCGCTGGCGCGGCTCGCGCTGCGGCTGCTGGAGAAGGAGCCGGCGCGGCGGCCGCAGTCGGCGGCCGAGGTGCGGCGGGCGCTCGCCGCGCGGTGAGCGCTCGCTGACGGACGCGCGCGGTACCTTCCCCGGCGATGTCGGACCTTCCCCAGGGCGCGCTCGGCTACCACGCCGTGGTCACCGAGTACTTCCTCGGCCTGCGCGGGAGCGGGCTGCTCGTGTCGCCGCTCGACGAGGAGCTGATCGCCCGGTGGGAGCGGCTCGGGGTGCCGGTGGCGGTGGTGTGCCGCGGGCTGCGCCGGGGGCTCGAGGACGCGACCGCGCGCCGCGCGCCGGGCGCCTCGCCGCCGCGCTCCATCCGCGCGCTCCGCTTCGCCGTCGAGGACGAGTGGCGCGCGTACCAGGGCGGGCGCGTGGGCGACGCGCCGGCGCCGCCCGGGGAGGCCGTCGCCGCCGAGGCGCGCCTCCGCGCGGCGCGCGAGCTGGTGGCCGGCGCCGGCCGCGAGGCGGACGAGGCGCAGCGCGAGGGCTACCGCGCCGCCTGGCGCGCGCTCGCGGCGGCCGAGGCGCACGAGGGCTCGCCGCTCGAGCGGGTGGAGGCGGCGCTGGCCGCGGCCGACGCGCGCATCCTCCACGCCTGGCTCGCCACCCTCCCCCGCGCCGAGCGGGCCGCGCTCGGGCCGCGCATCCGGCTGCTGGCGGGGCCGCGGTCCCGCGGCGCGAGCCGGCGCGCGCACCGCGAGGCGCTCCGGGTCCACCTCTCCGATCTGGCCCGGAGGGCGGGGCTCACCTGCCTCCGAGGTTCGGTGTAGACTCCCGCGCCCATGCCGGATCCCCTCGACAAAGCCAGCGCCAGCGCCTGCGCCGACTGCGGCGGCACCGGCTACGTCGTCGAGCAGATCCTCGGCGCGACCGCCCGCGCGCGCCGCTGCGCCTGCCAGGCGAGCTGCCCGCGCTGCGAGGAGACCGGCTACGTGCTGGTGCCGCAGGGCGGCTCGACCGTGGCGCAGGTGTGCAGCTGCCGGCACCTCGACGAGCGCATCGCGGTGTTCAACCAGATCGCGATCCCGGCGGCGGTGGCGAAGGCGTCGTTCGAGACCTTCAAGAGCTGGTCGCCCGACCACGCCCGCGCCCGGGCGGTCGCGGAGGACTTCGCGCGCAAGTTCCGGCGCGACGCGCCCACCAAGGGCTACCTGCTCTACGGCCGGCCCGGCGCCGGCAAGACCCACCTGCTCGTCGCCACGCTGCGCTGGCTCGCGCTCGAGAAGGGCGTTTCCGGGCGGTACGTGGAGTTCATGCTGCTGCTCTCGGAGATCAAGGCCGGCTTCGACGCGAACCGCAGCCACATGGACATCCTGCGGCCGCTGCTCTCGGTGCCGGTGCTCGCCATCGACGAGCTGGGCAAGGAGCGCGGCACCGAGTGGGAGCGCTCCATGCTGGACGAGCTCATCAGCCGGCGGTTCAACTCCGGCCTCGCCACGCTCTTCGCCACCAACTACTTCCTGCGCCCGGACGAGAACCCGGTGCGCGAGGAGCCCGGCAAGCACGTGCGGACCGCGTCCCCCGAGTGGCGGCGCGACGCGGAGGCGATCACGCTCTCCCAGCGCGTGGGCGACCGCATCTACTCCCGGCTGAACGAGATGTGCACGTTCGTGAAGCTCGACCCCGGCCACGACCTGCGCAAGGACCGCGCCGGCTCCGGCGGCTTCTGGGGCTGAGCCCCGCGCGTCACCCGACGAGCTGCTCGTGCAGCCGGCGGGCGGCGTCCTTCAGGACCGCGGCGTCGCAGTAGGCCGTCACCCGCAGCGGCGAGGTGAACAGCGCCCGCGGCCGCGCGCCCAGCTCCGCCAGCGTCGCGGTCACCGCGCGCAGCACCCGGTGGCCGGCCGAGATCCCGGTCCCCACCACCGACACCGCGCCGATGGCCTCGTCCTCGGCGGCGAGCCCCGGCACCTCGGCGGCGAGCTGCGCCCGCAGCACCGGCCAGTCGTGCACGTTCTCGAGGTCGAGCGCCACGCCGGCGCGCTCCCCCGGCACCGCGATCTCCAGCGCCACCGCGCCGTGCCGCTCCAGGATCGCGAGCACGTCGCCGAGCCGCGCCGCCGGAAAGCCCAGCAGCGCGAGCCCCTTCTGCATCGCGACCCCGGCGATCCGCTCCGGGTGCGCGCCGCCCTTCACCACGGTCTCCTCGGGGCCGCCGAAGGTGGAGCGGGCGTGGATGGCGATGCCCCGCTCCTTCGCGAACTCCACCGCCTGCGCGTTCAGCACCTTCGCGCCCGCCGCGGCCAGCTCCTGCATCTCCTCGTAGGAGAGCGCCTCGAGGCGCGCGGCCGAGGGGACGACCCGCGGGTCGGCGGTGAACACGCCGGCCACGTCGGAGTAGATCTCGCAGTCGGCGCCGAGCGCCGCCGCGAGCGCCACCGCGGTGGTGTCCGACCCGCCGCGGCCGAGCGTGGTGACCTCCTTGCGCGTGGACACGCCCTGGTAGCCGGCCACGATCACCACCTTCCCCTTCGCCAGCTCCTCCTGCACGCGGAACGCGCGCACCTCGAGGATGCGGGCGGCGGAGTGGCTGTCGGTGGTGATGATCCCCGACTGGCTGCCGGTGAAGCTGATCGCCGGGACGCCCAGGTCGTTGAGCGCCATGGAGAGCAGCGCCATCGAGATGCGCTCGCCGGCGCTGAGCAGCATGTCCAGCTCGCGGCGGGCCGGGGCGGGCGAGATCTGCTTCGCGAGCGAGAGCAGGTCGTCGGTGGTGTCGCCCATGGCGGAGACCACCACGCACACGTCCTTCCCGGCGCGGCGCGCGGCGGCGACCTTCTCCGCCACCTTGCGCATCTTCTCGACGGTCCCGACCGACGAGCCGCCGTACTTCTGGACCACCACGGGCATTGGGGCACCTCCGGCGCGCGGAGGATGCCGCGACGCGGGGTCGCGGGCAAGTGCGCGCGCCGCGCCGCACGGCCCTTCGCGCCGCTCGCCACCGCCCGGGCCCTGTGGCACGTTGCCCGGGTGTCCCGCCGTGCCCTCCTCCTGCTCGCGCTCGTGCTCGCCGTGCTCGCCGGCGCCATCGCGCTCATCGCCACCACCGGCGTGCGCCTGCGCGGCCGCGAGCGGGCGGCCGGCGGCACGCGCGGCGGGGCGGTGGTGGGCGTCGCGCCGGGCCAGGTGATCGCGATCGACGTCTCGGCCGGCGGGCGTGCCGTCCGCGTGGTCCGGCGCGGCGGCGGGTGGGCGCGCGCCGGGGACGGGGCGGCGGTGGATCAGGCCGCGGTCGCCGACCTGCTCGAGTCGGCGGCGGCGCTCCGGCGGCGCGCCACGCTGGGCGGCTCCGGCGAGGAGGGCGGCGTGTTCGACCCGTACGGCCTGGCCGCGCCGCGCGCCCGGCTGGAGCTGGCGCTCGAGGGCGGCGGGGCGGCGCGGCTGGAGCTGGGCGCCGGCACGGGCGCCGACGGCGCCGCCTTCGTGCGGGCGCCGGACGGGCAGGTGGTGGCGGTGGCCGCCGACGCGGCGACGCGCGTGGAGGCGGCGATCGGGCGGCTGCTCGCGCCCGAGGGGGCTCCCCCGGCGGCGCCGGCGCCCGGACCGGCGCCAGGGCCCACAGCGGAACCCCGTCCCTTCCGAGGTTGACCCGCCCTCCCCGTCCGCTTATGTTCCGCCCTTCGCGCCGGACCGAAGGAGAAGAAGATGGCTCGCGTCACCGTCGAAGACTGCCTCCCCATGGTGGACAACCGCTTCGCGCTCGTGCTGCTCGCGACCAAGCGGACCCGCCAGCTCATGGCCGGCGCCCGCCCGCTGCAGGCGGCGAGCAAGAACAAGCCGCCGGTCCTGGCGCTGCGCGAGATCGCCACGGGCAAGGTCCGCTTCGACCGCTCGGTGCGCGACGCCCTCTCCGGCAAGTTCGACAAGGAGAAGGTCAACATCCCGGCCGGCCAGACGCGGACGCTGCGCTAGCGCGATCGCCGCCGCAGGACTCCGAGGGCGCGCCTGGCGGCGCGCCCTTTCGCGTTCACTGGAGCGTGCGCGTCCCCAGGTAGCCGAGCTTCTCGCCGCCGCCGAGCCGGTACGAGCGGCGCAGCTCGCGCAGCAGGCCGTCCACGTCGGCCTCCTCCACGTAGCGCCCCTCCAGCCAGCGCGCGTACCCGCCGCCCAGCCGGTTCGCCTCGCGGTACCGGTGCAGCTCCTCCGCGCCGAGGTGGGCGTGGTACGCGACGCGCTCGAACAGCCGGCTGCGCAGCGCCGGGCTCATGCGTCGCAGCCCGCGCCGCCACAGGTGCAGCACCAGCAGCGCGAACTTGTCCACCTCCGCCTGCACCTCGAGCTCGAGCAGCGACACCGGCCGGCCCGCGGCGGCGCGCGTCGCGAGGTAGACGAAGTGCGAGACGCCCTCGGCCGCGCAGGCGAGCCGCCCGAGCGCGCCGCGCGCGGTGAGGCGCGGGCGCGGATCGTGCGGGTCCGCGTCGGCGGCGGCCCGCATCACCTCGTCGGCGAGGTACAGGCCGAGCGCGACGCCGTCCTGCTCCTCGATCACCAGCAGCTCCTCCGGCGCCCGCGGGGCGCGCCCGGCCGCGCGCGCCGCCGCCTCGCCCATCACGAACGCGTGCACCCGCGGCGCCTCCACGCCGTAGATGGCCTCGAGCTCGTCCTGCAGGAACGCGAGCGTCGCGTCGGCGCGGCCCATCAGTGCTTCAGCCCCCGCGGCGGCGCGCCCGGGCCGCCGAACAGCGCCACCCCGCGCGCGCGGAGCCGCTCGGCGACGCGCTCGGACCGGGTCGCGAGGAAGCGCTCGTAGAGGCGCAGGAGGCCGCGGTTCGAGCGCAGGTCGGACAGCTCCGCGATCTCCGCGAACAGGTCCACGAAGTCGCCGAAGCGGCCGGCCAGCTCCTCGTAGAGCCCGTCCAGGCCCGGCCGCCGCTCGGTGCCGGCGAGCGTGCCGTACGCGCGCTCGCCCATGGCGATGTAGTAGTCCACGTCCACGAGCGAGCGCGCCAGCGAGTCGCCGAAGAAGCCCGAGACGAACAGCGCGGTGTCGCCGAGGCGGCGGAGCTCCCGGGCCCGCGCGGCCCGGTCGGCCTGCAGCGCCTTCACGAGGATGAGGGCGAGCGGCTCGGCGCGGACGGTGCCGTCCGCCTCCTCCACGAACAGCCGCTCCTTCTCCAGGAACCCGGTGAGGAGGTTCACCAGGTAGAACTCGGTGACCTCCTGGATCTTCAGGCGGCGGTGGGAGAGCGCCTCGGCGATCGCCTCCCGGAACCACTCCTGCGCGCTCTTGCCGACGAGGATCTTGTCGCTCACTGCGTCGCGGCCCTCCTCGGTGGGCGGCCCCGCGGGCGGCTGGACGGCTCGCCGCAGGGGCGCCCTCCTACCCTGAACGGTAACCTCCGCCGCGCGAGCGGCGCAACCCCGCGCCGTGAAAGGGCTTTCACCCACCCGGTCGCACCCTCGGCAGCCGCCGGATGCGACTGCCAGCCGCACCTTCGGCACTCGATCGGGGCGACTGCCAAGCCACGAATAAAAAGTTCGTCATTCCCTGCAGATACGCACCTGGCAGGCTCGCTTGACACCTCGAAGGCCGTGGTTAGGATACGCGCGCTGCTGGCAGTCGGAGCATCCGACTGCCAGCCGGCTCCAACGACCTTCGAACCCTCCCGCCGCTGGGTGGCGGGGGAGGCCAGAGCCCACAAGGAGGACACATCATGACGAAGATCCGTCCGCTGCAGGACCGCCTCATCGTGAAGCGGGTGCAGGAGGAGGAGAAGACCAAGGGCGGGATCATCATCCCGGACTCGGCCAAGGAGAAGCCCATCGAGGGCAAGGTGATCGCCGCGGGCAACGGCAAGGTCCTCGAGGACGGCAAGGTCCGCCCGCTCGACGTCAAGGCCGGCGACCGCGTCCTCTTCTCCAAGTACGCCGGCACCGAGGTCAAGATCGACGGCGAGGAGCACCTGATCATGCGCGAGGAGGACATCCTCGGCGTGATCGAAGGCTAGCGCCCGCACCCCCTCTCACGGAACACGGAGCTCAAAGACATGGCAGCCAAGGAAATCGTCTTCGATCAGAAGGCCCGCGACGCGATCCTCAAGGGCGTGAACACGCTCGCCGACGCGGTGAAGGTGACCCTCGGGCCGAAGGGCCGGAACGTGGTCATCGAGAAGAGCTTCGGCTCCCCGACCATCACCAAGGACGGCGTGACGGTCGCGAAGGAGATCGAGCTCGAGAACAAGTTCGAGAACATGGGCGCGCAGATGGTGAAGGAGGTCGCCTCCAAGACCTCCGACGTGGCCGGCGACGGCACCACCACCGCGACCGTGCTCGCCCAGGCCATCTACCGCGAGGGCTCGAAGCTCGTCGCGGCCGGCCACAACCCGATGGACGTGAAGCGCGGCATCGACAAGGCCGTCGAG from Anaeromyxobacter dehalogenans 2CP-C includes:
- the dxr gene encoding 1-deoxy-D-xylulose-5-phosphate reductoisomerase, with protein sequence MKRVAILGSTGSIGVQALDVVGRFPDRFEVVGLAAGRNAPRLLEQIRRFRPRVVSVCDEAAARAVRAEAPPGTEVLSGDAGAVAVASHPDAAFVLAAISGGAGLRSTAAAIEAGKPVGLANKESMVLAGELLMARAAAKGVAILPVDSEHSAIHQSLVGHNRGEVRRLILTASGGPLRCTPAAELAAVTPERALKHPNWSMGDKITIDSATLMNKGLEVIEARWLFGVEQQRIDIVVHPESVVHSMVEYVDGSIVAQLGISDMRGPISYAMGHPERMPLDLPPLDLGRLGKLTFEPPDPARFPAYTLAYRALELGGTAPAVLSGADEAAVAAFLARRCSFTQIADVCADVLEAHVAEPVRSVEQALAASEHGRREAEKRVGALARAPAGR
- a CDS encoding phosphatidate cytidylyltransferase; the protein is MGALDPKNRQNLRLRVASAVVLFPLAVWITILGGLPFALLAAGAGAVASSELILMFAGLGLAEAFGIAVGGAIPLAAAFGQGGELMPGWTWLALAGATVALFTLYLFRRGPLEEIPRSLAAVSLSWLYCGVLLASVVALRLRFGVEWVILAFVVTWGNDTFAYFAGHAFGKHKMYERISPKKTWEGFAGGAVGSIAGALVTRALLPALGADLTAGHAVLIGVGGAVLGPLGDLAESMVKRAAGVKDSGKIIPGHGGLLDRIDALLFVSPWVYAVAHVLQSR
- the uppS gene encoding polyprenyl diphosphate synthase, which gives rise to MADPTVEQLEARVRARPLPRHVAIIMDGNGRWAENRGLPRVAGHREGSEAVRAVTRAARRVGLEALTLYAFSSENWARPDEEVGALMQLLADYLESERAEMMQNGIRLNAIGELDRLPDFVRERLDAARAETAANDRMVLTLALSYGGRQELVHAARAAAAARGTALDAEDLEAALWTRGLPELDLLVRTSGERRISNFLLWQCAYAELYFSEVLWPDFRDAALFEAIADFQRRQRRFGLTGAQVARPERG
- a CDS encoding serine/threonine-protein kinase, which codes for MPPHRVGSYEIVSVVGRGGIGTVYRARHLETGELAAVKVLGPAPAVDATAARRLAREYEVLRTLDHPNVVRVFDAGVTEGYSYLAMELVEGLDLRAYLSPALDADTCLATDPEPFALDAITGSTGEPGPDAIRALAAMMDEPETEEVGVLAPRPASGDDEDLAACARIAPLSEEQRAALNRPVRVARMRGVLEQVVDALEYVHGRGLVHRDLKPSNVMVDDTRRARLMDFGLVKLEAERDVDDALTQAGRIVGTYRYMSPEQAQGHPVDARSDLYSLGVILYELLAGVPPFSARDPVALWHEILDLPPPPFAEVNPGADPALARLALRLLEKEPARRPQSAAEVRRALAAR
- a CDS encoding ATP-binding protein codes for the protein MPDPLDKASASACADCGGTGYVVEQILGATARARRCACQASCPRCEETGYVLVPQGGSTVAQVCSCRHLDERIAVFNQIAIPAAVAKASFETFKSWSPDHARARAVAEDFARKFRRDAPTKGYLLYGRPGAGKTHLLVATLRWLALEKGVSGRYVEFMLLLSEIKAGFDANRSHMDILRPLLSVPVLAIDELGKERGTEWERSMLDELISRRFNSGLATLFATNYFLRPDENPVREEPGKHVRTASPEWRRDAEAITLSQRVGDRIYSRLNEMCTFVKLDPGHDLRKDRAGSGGFWG
- a CDS encoding aspartate kinase; translated protein: MPVVVQKYGGSSVGTVEKMRKVAEKVAAARRAGKDVCVVVSAMGDTTDDLLSLAKQISPAPARRELDMLLSAGERISMALLSMALNDLGVPAISFTGSQSGIITTDSHSAARILEVRAFRVQEELAKGKVVIVAGYQGVSTRKEVTTLGRGGSDTTAVALAAALGADCEIYSDVAGVFTADPRVVPSAARLEALSYEEMQELAAAGAKVLNAQAVEFAKERGIAIHARSTFGGPEETVVKGGAHPERIAGVAMQKGLALLGFPAARLGDVLAILERHGAVALEIAVPGERAGVALDLENVHDWPVLRAQLAAEVPGLAAEDEAIGAVSVVGTGISAGHRVLRAVTATLAELGARPRALFTSPLRVTAYCDAAVLKDAARRLHEQLVG
- a CDS encoding DUF4340 domain-containing protein, which produces MSRRALLLLALVLAVLAGAIALIATTGVRLRGRERAAGGTRGGAVVGVAPGQVIAIDVSAGGRAVRVVRRGGGWARAGDGAAVDQAAVADLLESAAALRRRATLGGSGEEGGVFDPYGLAAPRARLELALEGGGAARLELGAGTGADGAAFVRAPDGQVVAVAADAATRVEAAIGRLLAPEGAPPAAPAPGPAPGPTAEPRPFRG
- the rpoZ gene encoding DNA-directed RNA polymerase subunit omega, giving the protein MARVTVEDCLPMVDNRFALVLLATKRTRQLMAGARPLQAASKNKPPVLALREIATGKVRFDRSVRDALSGKFDKEKVNIPAGQTRTLR
- the groES gene encoding co-chaperone GroES — its product is MTKIRPLQDRLIVKRVQEEEKTKGGIIIPDSAKEKPIEGKVIAAGNGKVLEDGKVRPLDVKAGDRVLFSKYAGTEVKIDGEEHLIMREEDILGVIEG